The segment TTGTGCAGATCGCTCTCAATGCGGCGGTAATCGGCATCTTTGCTGCAATTTTTACGTCCACCGTTTTGCCAGCACTGGCGCTGATGGCCGAACTCCCAGGCAGGCATCACATGTTCCCATTCGATGCGAGCTGCGCGGTTAGCATTTTTACGCACGTTATAGCCACAGCTGCTGAGGTCAGGTACGCCTTTCTTGCCCTGCCAGTTGATTTTGCAGCCACAGTAGAAACTGCCGGGCGCATCGGCATTGATTGAGGCCGCGTATTCTTTGGCCTGCTGGAAGTTATTCTGATGGTAATTATTGAGGTTGAGGCTCCAGGCACTCAGCGGAGCGACTAACAAGGTCAGGGCGATAATAATTTTGCGAGACATATTCCAAACTTAACCCGATGCGAAAAAAGGCGGCAGGTTAGCAGAATGCGCCCGGCGGTGAAATGAGATTACCGACTAACTTGCTGAAAATTCACCAGGTTGCAATATCGTACCGCAATGTACGCAGCGATATTCACTTTCGCCACGCACGACGCGGTTATGACGGCGCACGGTGAGTTGATGTTGCTGACAACGGCAACGGTAGGCAAAGGTACGGCTGCGCACCGAGTCGATTTCGAATTGATGTGTGCGGCGTGCGGGTACACCCAGCACTTCCTCCATCATCCATTTCCACTCTTTGCCGTGTGGGGCAACGCGACCGAAGGTTTTCCATACCAGCAGATGCGCGAGTTCGTGCGGCACCACTTCGTCGATAAACGCCTGTTGATTTTCCAGCAACAACACCGGGTTGAGACGGATTTCCCACTTCTCCAGCCAGGCGGTGCCTGCCGCTGTACCACGTTGTTGATAAATCAGTTTCGGTTCGGGATAGCTGCGTTTCAGCCGCTCATTTGCCAGTTGCAGGAACTGGCGCAGTGAGCGCATCACGGCTTGTTGTATGGCAATGGGCAGGCGGGGCGTTTTCATGGCGGAAAGCATAAGGCGTTGCGCGGGGGAACTCAACTGCTGCGGGACGTGCCATAAAAAAGGGCCGCCCGCAGGCAGCCCTTGTTAGCGCATGTTTCGATCATTCCTGACCGATTTCACGCAGTTTTTTACCCGACAGCAGGTTGCGTTCGATGTGCTCCAGCGAGACGTTTTTGGTCTCAGGGATCAGCACGAGCGTCAGCAGGATAAAGAACACGTTGAGTCCGGCGTAGACCCAGAAGGTCGGCGCGTTGCCCAGTGAGTTCAGCATGGTCAGGAAGGTGGCACCGACGATCATGTTGGCAATCCAGTTGGTCGCTGTTGAGACGGTGATACCGAAGTCACGGCCTTTCAGCGGCTGGATTTCAGAGCACAGTACCCAAATCAGCGGACCGGCGCTCATGGCGAAGCCGACGATAAACATCAACAGCATCGCAACCGCGAAGTACTGCGCACCGGCTGAGTGAATACCGACATGCAGCATGGTACCGAGGATACCCATACCGGCTGCCATCACCAGGAAACCCAGCACCAGTGTAGGCTTACGGCCCCAGCGATCCACCAGGCCAATAGCGATAAAGGTTGCCAGGACGTTGACCAGGCCGACAATCACCGTGCCCCACATTTGTTGTGTGGTGTTGGCGAAGCCCGCGATTTCAAAGATTTTCGGTGCGTAGTACATGATGACGTTCATACCGGTGAACTGCTGCATCACCTGCAACAGCACGCCAAGGAATACCGCGCGACGGAAGTTGCTGTTGCTCTGGAACAATTGCCAGCCTGACTGTTTGATCTTCAGGCTTTCGCGGATTTCATCCAGCTCGCGTTTGGCCTGCTCGCTGGTGTCACGCAGGCGATCGAGCACGCGCTGCGCATCGCGGAAGTTACCCTTCGCCGCCAGCCAACGCGGGCTGTTTGGCAGAAATACCACGCCTACCAACAGCAGGATTGCCGGAATGGTGATGACACCCAGCATCCAGCGCCATGCACCCGCGTCACTGAACGCGGTGTCGGACAGGTACGCGGCCAGAATACCAATGGTGATCATCAGCTGATACAGGGAGATCATACTGCCGCGGATTTTTTCCGGTGCGATTTCAGACAAATACAGTGGCGCAGTGTAAGACGCTACACCGACTGCCAGACCGAGTACCACACGGGCAACAATCAGCATTTCCGGGTTGGGTGCAAAGGCTGACCACAGGGAGCCAATCACAAACAGAATGGCTCCGGCCATCAGGCTTTTTTTACGACCCAGTTGTGATGACATCCAGCCGCTGCCGATAGCACCCACTGCTGCACCAAACATCATGGAGCTGACGATCCACTCTTGCTGGTGGGCGGTAACGTTAAAGTCTTTAGCGATAAAGGGCAGGGCACCAGCGATAACGCCGATATCCAGACCGAACAGCAGGCCGGCCAGAGCCGCGAGAAAGCAGACAAACAAGGTCATCGCCTTATTTGAGGTTCTGCTTTTATGAGTATTGCCAGGCATATTGCCTCCAAATTTATCTATCGTTGTTTTTATCAATGTTAAGGAACCTGCTTGCGGGAAAAAGTGAGGAGGATCACATGAATGTAATCGGTTACACTCGCTGAATCCCTGTCATTCAGCATTTTTCGCCCAAAATGGTTCTGTAACCAGTAAGGT is part of the Pantoea phytobeneficialis genome and harbors:
- the endA gene encoding deoxyribonuclease I is translated as MSRKIIIALTLLVAPLSAWSLNLNNYHQNNFQQAKEYAASINADAPGSFYCGCKINWQGKKGVPDLSSCGYNVRKNANRAARIEWEHVMPAWEFGHQRQCWQNGGRKNCSKDADYRRIESDLHNLEPAIGEVNGDRGNFQYSQWNGGEQPYGQCSMKIDFKQKLAQPPERARGAIARTYFYMRDQYKLSLSRQQTQLFTAWDKQYPVTPWECERDQRIAKVQGNHNPYVLQACQR
- a CDS encoding SprT family zinc-dependent metalloprotease, with protein sequence MKTPRLPIAIQQAVMRSLRQFLQLANERLKRSYPEPKLIYQQRGTAAGTAWLEKWEIRLNPVLLLENQQAFIDEVVPHELAHLLVWKTFGRVAPHGKEWKWMMEEVLGVPARRTHQFEIDSVRSRTFAYRCRCQQHQLTVRRHNRVVRGESEYRCVHCGTILQPGEFSAS
- a CDS encoding sugar porter family MFS transporter produces the protein MPGNTHKSRTSNKAMTLFVCFLAALAGLLFGLDIGVIAGALPFIAKDFNVTAHQQEWIVSSMMFGAAVGAIGSGWMSSQLGRKKSLMAGAILFVIGSLWSAFAPNPEMLIVARVVLGLAVGVASYTAPLYLSEIAPEKIRGSMISLYQLMITIGILAAYLSDTAFSDAGAWRWMLGVITIPAILLLVGVVFLPNSPRWLAAKGNFRDAQRVLDRLRDTSEQAKRELDEIRESLKIKQSGWQLFQSNSNFRRAVFLGVLLQVMQQFTGMNVIMYYAPKIFEIAGFANTTQQMWGTVIVGLVNVLATFIAIGLVDRWGRKPTLVLGFLVMAAGMGILGTMLHVGIHSAGAQYFAVAMLLMFIVGFAMSAGPLIWVLCSEIQPLKGRDFGITVSTATNWIANMIVGATFLTMLNSLGNAPTFWVYAGLNVFFILLTLVLIPETKNVSLEHIERNLLSGKKLREIGQE